Proteins from a genomic interval of Sporolactobacillus sp. Y61:
- a CDS encoding ABC transporter permease, whose translation MSRVLWIIVTAVLAIVSLFVGVEDVPIDDFLHLTSEQKDVLLISRLPRTISIIIAGAGMSLCGLIMQQITHNRFVSPTTAGTMDAARLGVLVALIVFPAAGTLSKMLVAFVFALAGTFLFIAILQRIRIKDPIFIPLVGLMFGNILGSITTFFAYKNNLVQNIGTWLQGDFSSILRGRYELLYLSIPLFIIAWLYADRFTAAGLGESFATNIGLNYRATVTVGLSIAALMTATVLLTVGAIPFLGLIVPNIVSIYAGDHLRRVIPLTVLFGASFVLICDIAGRLIIYPYEISISLMVGIIGSILFICLLVRRQKDAPDQ comes from the coding sequence ATGAGCCGAGTTTTATGGATTATTGTGACAGCTGTTCTGGCCATCGTCTCACTTTTTGTCGGTGTAGAAGATGTCCCGATTGACGATTTTCTGCATCTGACAAGTGAACAGAAAGATGTGCTGCTGATTTCACGCCTGCCGCGGACGATCAGCATCATCATTGCCGGCGCCGGCATGAGTCTTTGCGGTCTGATCATGCAGCAAATCACACATAACCGTTTTGTCTCTCCGACGACGGCAGGGACGATGGATGCGGCCAGACTGGGTGTTCTCGTTGCTTTAATTGTTTTTCCTGCTGCAGGTACGCTGAGTAAAATGCTGGTCGCGTTTGTCTTTGCTCTTGCAGGTACCTTTCTTTTTATTGCAATTCTGCAGCGGATACGGATCAAAGATCCAATTTTTATCCCGCTTGTCGGACTGATGTTTGGTAACATTCTCGGCAGTATCACGACCTTTTTTGCTTATAAAAATAATCTGGTTCAAAACATTGGTACGTGGCTGCAGGGCGATTTCTCTTCTATCCTGCGCGGAAGATATGAATTGCTGTATCTGTCCATCCCGCTGTTCATCATCGCCTGGCTGTATGCCGACCGGTTTACGGCGGCAGGGCTGGGTGAAAGCTTTGCAACGAATATTGGTTTAAACTACCGGGCAACCGTGACAGTCGGACTGTCCATCGCCGCTTTAATGACGGCGACGGTTCTGCTGACTGTCGGCGCCATCCCGTTTCTCGGGTTGATTGTGCCGAATATTGTCTCTATTTATGCCGGCGATCATCTGCGGCGGGTGATTCCACTGACCGTGCTTTTCGGTGCCTCCTTCGTTCTCATCTGCGATATTGCCGGACGGCTGATCATCTATCCCTATGAGATATCCATCAGTCTGATGGTCGGCATCATCGGCAGTATCCTGTTTATCTGCCTGCTGGTGAGGAGGCAAAAAGATGCACCGGATCAATAA
- a CDS encoding ABC transporter permease gives MTDFFGLIRNENMKIYRRNATKVMIIILLGIILAAGLIIKFNQPEPKENNQWKQELIQENKSLAEQQSQVGGNKQATDYLKKQIAINEYRIDHNLEPAQGETLWKFVESTATNAVILISIFTIIVVSTSIASEFDTGTIKLLLIRPIYRTEILLSKYIASILFAIFCLIVLFIFSWLLGGILFGFGGATEAHLTYADGVVHQTSWTLAILKSYLLNGVSLIMMVTVAGLIAAAFRNSGLAIGLSIFMMMASSIIVTLLSGYDWVKYVLFANMDLSIYTTGTPVRDDMTLGFSLTVLAVYYVLFVIAGWLFFTKRDVKA, from the coding sequence TTGACTGATTTTTTCGGACTGATACGAAATGAAAATATGAAAATCTACCGCAGAAATGCAACAAAAGTGATGATCATTATTCTTCTTGGAATCATTCTGGCTGCAGGCCTGATCATTAAATTCAATCAACCCGAACCGAAAGAAAATAATCAATGGAAGCAGGAACTGATTCAGGAAAACAAAAGTCTTGCCGAACAGCAGTCGCAGGTCGGCGGCAATAAACAGGCAACCGATTATCTGAAAAAACAGATTGCCATCAACGAGTACCGGATCGATCATAATCTCGAACCGGCGCAGGGCGAAACGCTCTGGAAATTCGTTGAGAGTACGGCAACAAATGCCGTCATCCTTATCAGTATTTTTACTATTATCGTCGTGTCCACTTCAATTGCCAGCGAATTTGATACCGGAACAATTAAATTGCTGCTGATCCGGCCGATATACCGAACGGAAATTCTGCTGTCAAAATACATTGCATCTATATTATTTGCGATCTTCTGTCTGATTGTCCTCTTTATTTTTTCCTGGCTGCTGGGCGGAATCCTGTTCGGGTTTGGCGGAGCGACCGAAGCCCATCTGACCTATGCGGACGGCGTCGTCCATCAGACGAGCTGGACACTTGCCATCTTGAAAAGCTATCTGCTGAACGGCGTGTCGCTCATTATGATGGTGACGGTAGCCGGACTGATTGCTGCTGCCTTCCGTAACAGCGGCCTTGCGATCGGACTGTCGATCTTCATGATGATGGCTTCATCGATCATTGTGACTCTGCTCAGTGGTTACGACTGGGTTAAATATGTCCTGTTTGCCAACATGGATCTGTCGATATACACAACCGGAACGCCGGTCCGTGACGATATGACGCTCGGCTTTTCGCTGACGGTGCTCGCTGTGTACTATGTCCTGTTTGTTATAGCCGGCTGGCTGTTCTTTACCAAACGCGATGTAAAAGCTTAA
- a CDS encoding ABC transporter ATP-binding protein — MNSNAALQKKPAVKLEHVTKKFGSKTIIDDLSFEIYGGEVFGFLGPNGAGKTTTIRMIVGLMRMTKGNIYIQGHSIRGDFKEAIRQIGAIVENPEMYRFLTGYQNLVHYARMVPGITRERIQEVVKVVDLEDAIHDRVKKYSLGMRQRLGLAQALLHHPSVLILDEPTNGLDPQGIHDLRKYLHDLSRKEGVAIVVSSHLLSEMQLMCDRIGIIKKGKLIGVENVHDFVEEGGSSVRFTVDDGRMAAQIAKDKLSIDASAVEANAVELTVAHEKIPVVIDTFVTAKVKIYGVVSVTRSLEDRFLEVTGGEEN, encoded by the coding sequence ATGAACAGTAATGCGGCCCTTCAGAAGAAGCCTGCAGTGAAACTTGAACATGTCACAAAGAAGTTTGGCAGTAAAACGATTATTGACGATCTCAGTTTTGAAATTTATGGCGGTGAGGTATTCGGTTTTCTCGGACCGAATGGCGCCGGGAAAACGACAACCATCCGGATGATCGTCGGTCTGATGCGGATGACCAAAGGTAATATTTATATTCAGGGTCACAGCATCAGAGGGGATTTTAAAGAGGCGATACGCCAGATCGGGGCGATTGTTGAAAATCCGGAAATGTACCGGTTTCTGACCGGATATCAGAATCTGGTTCATTATGCCCGGATGGTCCCCGGGATTACACGGGAACGGATTCAGGAAGTTGTTAAAGTAGTCGACCTCGAAGACGCTATTCACGATAGGGTAAAAAAATACTCGCTCGGTATGCGCCAGCGTCTTGGCCTCGCACAGGCCCTGCTCCATCACCCTTCTGTCCTGATTCTTGATGAACCGACGAATGGTCTGGATCCGCAGGGGATTCACGACCTGCGCAAGTATCTCCATGATCTTTCCCGTAAAGAGGGCGTTGCGATCGTCGTATCCAGTCACCTGCTGTCTGAGATGCAGCTGATGTGCGACCGCATCGGCATTATCAAAAAGGGGAAACTGATCGGTGTCGAAAACGTCCATGATTTTGTTGAAGAGGGCGGAAGCAGCGTTCGATTCACGGTAGATGACGGCCGGATGGCGGCACAGATCGCCAAAGACAAATTGTCCATTGATGCCTCTGCCGTTGAAGCCAATGCCGTCGAGCTGACGGTGGCGCACGAGAAAATTCCGGTCGTCATCGATACATTTGTCACGGCTAAAGTGAAGATTTACGGCGTTGTCTCTGTGACCAGATCTCTTGAAGATCGGTTCCTTGAAGTGACGGGAGGGGAAGAAAATTGA
- a CDS encoding iron chelate uptake ABC transporter family permease subunit codes for MNNKWKITILAVLAALACLLFLFYQIRGSWAFVLEERSVKLAAIVLTGAAIAISTVIFQTLSQNRILTPGIMGLDSLYMLFQTIIIFFAGSGNALIADKNINFMASLLLMIAFSFVLYGILFARQGVSIYFILLIGIVFGTLFQSGASFMQMLINPNEFLIVQGKMFASFNAVNDSVLLLAAVVLVLSLIYLSFFYKYLDVMILGRDQAINLGVPYYTLARHLLIIVSMMVSVATALVGPVTFLGLLVANLAMQLLGTWRHSQLFAASTLISIAALVFGQWIVERILTFSTTLSVMINFIGGIYFIYLLMKERSHA; via the coding sequence ATCAATAATAAATGGAAAATCACGATTCTGGCTGTTCTGGCTGCTCTGGCCTGCCTGCTGTTTCTTTTTTATCAGATTCGCGGGAGCTGGGCGTTTGTGCTGGAAGAGCGGAGCGTTAAGCTTGCCGCAATTGTCCTGACGGGCGCGGCGATTGCCATATCCACGGTTATTTTTCAGACCTTATCGCAAAACCGGATTCTGACCCCGGGGATTATGGGCCTTGACTCGCTGTATATGCTTTTTCAGACGATTATTATCTTTTTCGCCGGGTCAGGAAATGCTCTGATTGCCGACAAAAATATCAATTTTATGGCGTCGCTGCTCTTGATGATCGCCTTTTCCTTCGTTCTGTATGGTATTCTGTTTGCCCGGCAAGGTGTATCCATCTATTTTATCCTGCTGATCGGCATCGTGTTCGGCACACTGTTCCAGAGCGGGGCTTCATTTATGCAGATGCTGATTAACCCGAATGAGTTTCTGATCGTACAGGGGAAAATGTTCGCCAGTTTCAATGCAGTGAACGACAGCGTTCTGCTTCTGGCAGCTGTGGTCCTGGTGCTGTCTCTGATCTATCTTTCTTTTTTCTATAAATATCTCGACGTAATGATTCTCGGCCGTGATCAGGCCATTAATCTCGGTGTGCCTTATTACACTCTCGCACGCCATCTTCTGATTATCGTCTCGATGATGGTCTCCGTTGCGACTGCACTTGTCGGGCCGGTAACTTTTCTCGGCCTGCTGGTGGCCAATCTTGCCATGCAGCTCCTTGGAACATGGCGCCACAGCCAGCTGTTTGCGGCAAGTACGCTGATCAGTATTGCAGCGCTTGTCTTCGGCCAGTGGATAGTGGAGCGGATTCTGACTTTCAGTACGACACTCAGTGTGATGATCAATTTTATTGGCGGCATCTATTTTATCTATCTGCTCATGAAGGAGAGATCGCATGCTTGA
- a CDS encoding ATP-binding cassette domain-containing protein: MLEVRQVTKKYHDKVVLDSINLQLPQRKITAFIGANGAGKSTLLSIISRLLKKDGGNVLIDRTDISKWKSRALSQKLAILRQSNHITSRLSVEDLVSFGRFPYAQGKLRKEDREAVDQALDYMGLTPLRSRYIDALSGGQQQRAYIAMIIAQDTEYVLLDEPLNNLDMKHSVQMMKTLRRLVDDFGKTIVLVLHDINFASCYADYMVGLRGGKIVAQGPAAEIMTENTLNQIYDMPLHITEINHCRYCLYFK; the protein is encoded by the coding sequence ATGCTTGAAGTCAGACAAGTAACGAAAAAATATCATGACAAAGTGGTTCTTGACTCGATCAATCTGCAGCTGCCGCAGCGAAAAATCACCGCATTTATCGGGGCAAACGGCGCCGGGAAAAGCACCTTGCTCAGCATCATCAGCCGGCTGCTGAAAAAGGATGGCGGTAACGTCCTGATTGACCGGACAGATATCAGCAAATGGAAGAGCCGGGCCCTGTCACAGAAACTGGCCATCCTGCGTCAGAGCAATCATATCACGTCACGGCTTTCTGTTGAGGACCTGGTTTCGTTCGGACGCTTTCCGTACGCGCAGGGAAAACTCAGGAAAGAAGATCGCGAAGCGGTTGACCAGGCGCTGGATTATATGGGCCTTACGCCGCTCAGGAGCAGATACATCGACGCACTGTCAGGTGGCCAGCAGCAGCGGGCGTACATCGCCATGATTATCGCCCAGGACACCGAATACGTGCTGCTTGACGAACCGCTTAATAATCTTGATATGAAGCACTCTGTGCAAATGATGAAAACATTGAGGAGACTCGTCGATGATTTTGGCAAAACCATTGTCCTCGTCCTTCATGATATCAATTTTGCCTCCTGTTATGCGGACTACATGGTGGGTCTGCGCGGAGGGAAAATTGTCGCCCAGGGACCGGCCGCGGAAATCATGACGGAGAACACATTAAATCAGATTTATGACATGCCGCTGCACATCACTGAGATCAATCACTGCAGGTACTGCCTGTATTTCAAATGA
- a CDS encoding tautomerase family protein, with the protein MPLLRFDLIEGRSREEVKQLLDAAHRAVIRAFDVPARDRYQIVHQHPAHELVIEDSGLGFSRSKDLVIISIISRRRTIHQKETLFQYLAEELEKHCGIRADDLFISIVENGVSDWSFGRGEAQFLTGKL; encoded by the coding sequence ATGCCATTATTACGTTTTGATCTCATTGAAGGACGCAGCAGGGAAGAAGTGAAACAGTTGCTGGATGCGGCGCACCGGGCGGTCATCCGGGCTTTTGACGTGCCGGCGCGCGATCGTTATCAGATCGTTCATCAGCATCCGGCCCATGAGCTGGTGATCGAGGATAGCGGCCTTGGCTTTTCCCGTTCGAAAGATCTGGTGATCATCAGCATCATCAGCCGGAGGAGAACCATTCACCAGAAAGAAACTCTTTTTCAGTATCTCGCTGAAGAGCTTGAGAAGCACTGCGGCATCCGGGCGGACGATTTGTTCATATCGATTGTTGAAAACGGTGTCAGTGACTGGAGCTTCGGACGCGGCGAAGCTCAGTTTCTGACAGGAAAGCTGTGA
- a CDS encoding GntR family transcriptional regulator, producing MAEPFNPAVPIYLQLCERIENQIIRGEIGIGGRLPSVREMAIDSGVNPNTVQRTYRELEDMGIVEKRRGQGTFVTEDQEVLRQMRDDLKVKSISRFVREMKDMGCTESEMLEGLRHYFAEKEEKL from the coding sequence ATGGCTGAGCCGTTCAACCCGGCAGTTCCTATTTATCTCCAGCTATGCGAGAGGATTGAGAATCAGATCATACGCGGGGAAATCGGCATCGGCGGGCGCCTGCCCTCTGTCCGCGAAATGGCAATTGATTCGGGTGTAAATCCGAATACCGTTCAAAGAACCTACCGGGAGCTGGAGGATATGGGGATTGTGGAGAAGAGAAGAGGACAGGGGACGTTTGTTACAGAGGATCAGGAGGTGCTGCGGCAGATGCGGGATGATCTGAAAGTGAAAAGCATTTCCCGTTTCGTCCGTGAAATGAAGGATATGGGCTGTACGGAATCAGAAATGCTGGAAGGGCTGCGGCATTATTTTGCAGAAAAGGAGGAGAAATTGTGA
- a CDS encoding amino acid permease, with product MAKQTLERKLKSRHIQLIAIGGAIGTGLFLGSGKAIHLAGPSILFAYLIIGFALFFVMRALGELLLSHSGNTTFTDIAVTYLGPWAGFITGWTYWFCWIMTAIADITAVGKYIQFWFNVPQWIPAFLCLIILTILNLLTVRLFGEIEFWFALIKVITIIALILLGLLMLLLGFQSDTGQASVQNLWIHGGLFPNGIHGFFLGFQMAVFSFVGIELVGVTAAETADPEKNLPRAINSLPVRVLLFYIGALFVILCIIPWTDLSADSSPFVRVFSLVGIPAAAGIINFVVLTAAASACNSGLFSTSRMLYALGREGHAPKRFTRLEKSSVPGTALISSSLALSAGVVLNYFLPDSVFTLVTSISAICFIWVWGVILVSHLIYLKRRPDLAAASKFKAPLSPWINWVILAFFIFLLVLIGLAADTRVALFVTPVWFLILALAYLIRLRKLQANE from the coding sequence GTGGCGAAGCAGACTTTAGAAAGGAAGCTGAAAAGCAGACATATTCAGCTGATTGCGATCGGCGGTGCGATAGGCACAGGACTGTTTCTCGGATCCGGTAAAGCGATTCATCTGGCCGGCCCGTCCATCCTTTTTGCTTATCTGATTATCGGGTTCGCCCTGTTTTTTGTGATGCGGGCACTGGGTGAACTGCTCCTGTCCCACTCCGGTAACACAACATTTACGGATATTGCCGTGACATATCTTGGACCATGGGCCGGCTTTATCACTGGATGGACCTACTGGTTTTGCTGGATCATGACCGCCATCGCCGACATCACGGCCGTAGGCAAATACATACAGTTCTGGTTTAACGTTCCCCAGTGGATTCCCGCTTTTCTGTGCCTGATCATTTTAACGATTCTCAACCTGCTCACGGTCAGGCTTTTCGGTGAAATTGAATTCTGGTTTGCCCTGATTAAAGTAATCACAATTATTGCTCTGATCCTGCTTGGACTGCTGATGCTGCTCCTCGGATTCCAGTCAGATACCGGTCAGGCGTCCGTTCAGAATCTATGGATACACGGGGGCCTGTTTCCCAACGGCATTCACGGATTCTTTCTCGGGTTCCAGATGGCCGTCTTCTCCTTTGTCGGCATCGAGCTGGTCGGGGTCACCGCGGCGGAGACTGCTGATCCGGAAAAAAATCTGCCGCGGGCCATTAACAGTCTGCCCGTCCGCGTTCTGCTCTTCTACATCGGCGCTCTTTTCGTCATCCTCTGCATCATTCCATGGACTGACCTGAGCGCAGACAGCAGTCCTTTTGTCCGCGTCTTTTCACTGGTCGGGATTCCGGCAGCCGCCGGAATCATTAACTTTGTTGTTCTGACTGCGGCTGCTTCTGCCTGCAACAGCGGGCTCTTTTCGACGAGCCGGATGCTTTATGCGCTCGGCCGTGAAGGTCATGCACCGAAGCGCTTCACCCGGCTGGAGAAAAGTTCCGTTCCCGGTACAGCACTGATCAGCTCCTCGCTGGCCCTGTCCGCAGGCGTTGTACTCAACTATTTTCTGCCGGATTCTGTCTTCACACTCGTAACGAGTATCAGTGCCATCTGCTTCATCTGGGTCTGGGGCGTGATCCTTGTCTCACATCTTATCTATTTAAAAAGGAGACCGGATCTGGCCGCTGCATCTAAATTTAAGGCACCGCTGAGCCCGTGGATCAACTGGGTGATCCTTGCGTTCTTTATTTTTCTTCTGGTGCTGATCGGACTTGCTGCCGATACGCGTGTCGCCCTTTTTGTGACGCCGGTCTGGTTCCTGATTCTCGCCCTGGCTTACCTGATCAGGCTCCGGAAACTTCAGGCAAATGAATAG
- a CDS encoding GNAT family N-acetyltransferase, with protein sequence MIRRLTEKDRETVLAYAGKRSAENLFIIGDIGAFGFNSDVVTVWGDFDQNGALASIMLRYRENYIPYAEDPERLDGEAWGRILRQDSRMNMVSGIEEYAAGILPFAGRSVKSRKVCYYARHPLGRPVNRELSGMEVKMLFPEEADRIIALRREIAEFTGTDERPEVLRENMEKGISRTFYIEKNDEPVSAVSTTAETGQAAMIIGACTRKDWEHRGLATKCLTKLIGVLQAEHKEPCLFYTNPAAGRIYKKLGFIDIGKWMMAGF encoded by the coding sequence ATGATTCGGCGGCTCACGGAAAAAGACAGAGAAACAGTTTTAGCGTACGCAGGTAAACGCTCGGCAGAGAACCTGTTTATTATCGGGGACATCGGGGCGTTCGGTTTTAACAGTGATGTCGTGACGGTATGGGGTGATTTTGATCAGAATGGGGCACTGGCATCCATCATGCTCCGGTACCGTGAAAACTATATCCCGTATGCAGAAGATCCGGAGCGGCTGGACGGTGAAGCCTGGGGCAGGATCCTCCGGCAGGACAGCCGGATGAACATGGTCTCCGGTATCGAAGAATATGCTGCCGGAATTCTGCCGTTTGCAGGACGTTCGGTGAAAAGCAGGAAAGTCTGTTATTATGCCAGGCATCCTCTCGGCAGGCCGGTCAACCGGGAGCTTTCCGGCATGGAAGTGAAGATGCTGTTCCCTGAGGAGGCTGACCGGATCATTGCACTGCGTAGGGAGATCGCTGAATTCACCGGGACAGACGAGCGCCCCGAAGTGCTGCGTGAGAACATGGAAAAGGGCATTTCACGTACCTTTTATATTGAAAAAAATGATGAGCCGGTCAGTGCGGTGTCGACCACGGCTGAAACAGGACAGGCCGCGATGATTATCGGCGCCTGTACGCGAAAAGACTGGGAACACCGCGGCCTTGCAACAAAGTGTCTGACGAAACTGATCGGCGTCTTGCAGGCTGAGCACAAGGAACCCTGTCTTTTCTATACGAATCCCGCGGCCGGAAGGATTTACAAAAAGCTTGGTTTTATTGATATTGGAAAATGGATGATGGCCGGATTCTGA
- a CDS encoding siderophore ABC transporter substrate-binding protein, with the protein MKKIIAALASLLLLLTVSACGTDAGAGNTGEQETIKIKGTNGTVSVPRHPKRIVVLDYGVLDSLDKLGASGHIVGLSRQNVPAYLKQYDSDKYANLGNLKEVDLEKINSLEPDLIISSNRLTDLNEKFEKIAPTLQLTVDEKNYLDSFKENTLELAKIVGKTSKAKAEIKKIDQKIADLKARVPEDQKTLTIIANEGKASAFGSGSRYGLINDLFGFTSVDSHIEASPHGQSISTEYISKKNPDYLFVVDRSAVVTQKPSAKQVIENDLVKRTSAYKNKHIVLLNPEVWYFSGGGIESLNIMIDEVAGAVK; encoded by the coding sequence ATGAAAAAAATCATAGCTGCTCTCGCTTCACTTCTACTTCTGCTGACGGTCAGCGCCTGTGGCACAGATGCCGGTGCCGGGAACACCGGTGAGCAGGAGACGATCAAGATTAAAGGTACAAACGGGACGGTTTCTGTTCCCAGACATCCGAAACGGATCGTTGTTCTTGATTATGGCGTACTGGACTCACTTGATAAACTGGGAGCATCCGGTCACATCGTCGGGCTCTCCCGACAGAATGTACCGGCCTATCTGAAGCAGTATGACAGCGATAAATATGCAAACCTGGGCAACCTGAAGGAAGTCGACCTGGAGAAAATCAACAGCCTCGAACCTGACCTGATCATCAGTTCGAACCGGCTGACCGATCTGAATGAGAAATTTGAGAAGATCGCCCCCACCCTTCAGCTGACCGTCGACGAAAAAAACTATCTCGATTCGTTTAAAGAAAATACCCTTGAACTGGCCAAAATAGTCGGAAAAACGTCTAAAGCAAAAGCAGAGATAAAAAAGATTGATCAGAAAATTGCCGATCTGAAAGCCAGAGTACCGGAAGATCAGAAGACGCTGACGATCATTGCCAATGAAGGAAAAGCATCCGCATTTGGTTCCGGATCGCGTTACGGATTGATTAATGATCTCTTTGGATTTACCTCTGTTGATTCACATATCGAAGCCTCACCCCACGGTCAGAGCATCTCGACAGAATACATCAGCAAAAAGAATCCGGATTACCTCTTCGTGGTTGACCGGAGTGCCGTGGTGACTCAGAAACCTTCTGCAAAGCAGGTCATTGAAAACGATCTGGTGAAACGGACCTCTGCCTATAAAAACAAACATATTGTTCTTCTGAACCCGGAAGTCTGGTATTTTTCAGGTGGCGGGATCGAATCGCTGAACATCATGATTGATGAAGTGGCGGGTGCAGTGAAGTGA
- a CDS encoding biotin/lipoate A/B protein ligase family protein: MSLLDQKVWRVIDQSALGDGFDGRQSFAMDDALCESVGSGNSPCTARLWVHQNTVMLGTQDTRLPHLSEALDVLRRAGYRYLTRNSGGLAVVLDSGILNLSLIFSENRHPLTIDETFQAMVDFISKVLHPFHIPFRTGEISESYCPGRYDLSTDGRKFAGISQRRVKRGIAVQIYLCITESGSSRARLIQSFYRKGLKGEKTKFTYPNVVPESMASLEEISGQALTVPQLSGAILHTLQTFGKVIMAPLSGPESLLFGKYYERMIQRNERAFGTHQS; this comes from the coding sequence ATGTCTCTTCTTGATCAGAAAGTCTGGCGTGTGATTGATCAGTCGGCACTTGGGGATGGGTTTGACGGACGGCAGTCCTTTGCCATGGATGATGCCCTGTGCGAATCGGTGGGTTCGGGAAATTCTCCCTGTACTGCCCGCCTCTGGGTTCATCAGAACACGGTGATGCTGGGTACACAGGATACGCGCCTTCCTCATCTGAGCGAGGCACTCGATGTGCTGCGCCGGGCGGGCTACCGTTATCTCACGAGAAACTCGGGCGGGCTGGCTGTGGTTCTCGACAGCGGCATACTTAATTTATCACTGATTTTCTCTGAAAACAGGCACCCGCTCACGATTGATGAAACCTTCCAGGCAATGGTCGATTTTATCAGCAAAGTCCTTCACCCGTTCCACATTCCGTTCAGGACCGGGGAAATTTCAGAATCCTATTGCCCCGGCCGTTATGATCTCAGTACGGATGGGCGTAAATTTGCCGGCATTTCGCAGCGGCGGGTCAAACGCGGCATTGCCGTGCAGATTTATCTGTGTATCACTGAAAGCGGTTCCAGCCGGGCGCGATTGATCCAGTCCTTCTACCGGAAAGGACTGAAGGGTGAAAAGACAAAATTCACCTATCCGAATGTGGTCCCTGAATCAATGGCCTCCCTTGAAGAAATCAGCGGACAGGCTTTAACCGTCCCGCAGCTGAGTGGCGCCATCCTGCATACCCTGCAGACCTTTGGGAAAGTCATCATGGCACCGCTTTCCGGGCCGGAAAGTCTTCTGTTTGGAAAATATTATGAACGGATGATCCAGCGGAATGAAAGGGCTTTCGGAACGCATCAGTCATAG